The Prinia subflava isolate CZ2003 ecotype Zambia chromosome 2, Cam_Psub_1.2, whole genome shotgun sequence genomic sequence GCTCTCAAGTCACTCCAAAACCAGCCTCCTGCAAGGtcctgcacaggcagcacctgcccagcagcacctctTGGCtacctggagctggcagaggccTCTGCAACCTGAGTGCCCTGCTGCCAGGAAGCTGGCAAACTGCCCAGAAGCTAcacaggaggaggggagggcactgctgccagcagatcTGCCTTTGACTTCTGCTGGACCCACCTCTGTGTGGTTTGAGCTCTTTGTtcagcagctgccctgtgcctgtgttACTGAGAGGACAGAAATGCTGTCCCGGCCACAGGAACAGAGCAAGCAGAGCTCCCCTGTCTGGCAGGGCTCCTGTTCTCCTCACCAGTGCCAGGGAGCCACCCTGAGCACCAGATGGGCCCAGCTTCCTCCTCACTGCAGCACTTACAGTGAAGATGACAAACAGCACTGGGACACTTGCTTCAAGTACACACATCTCATTATTACACCCACTCATCTCCTCCTCTTTatcctcctctttctccagtTGTTTTGTAGGCCTGAACTCTCCTCTCAACTCTTCTTTGGTCTCTGTTCCCATGATGTGCATCCATCCCTTTAGGAAGGCGGGCAAATCCTCGACACACAGTGGAGACCTCACCAAAccctcagcagggcagaaacACCGCGTGTCTCTTGTTCACACCTCTGAACAAGAACTGAGTCATCCTCCCCCAAAGTCACAATGCTGACTTCACATTCGCTTCATGATCTAGCATCAGCACCAACTCTGAGTCATACTTCACCATATCTTTCACTTTGGGCTATCTGTCATGCTCCACATTGGTCATTTTATACCAAAACAGTCTCATTTGGACCATGACTTATGCCAGTTTGCTTTGGAGAAGATGTATGATAAGAATAGAATGAAAAACCTCATTAAGGTCAAGATAGAGGACATTGACTActgtttcaaaaggaaaaataggttTGCTAAGGGTTGGTTGCCACTCATACCCTATCTTCCAAACTCATTCTCCAGAAATGGGCAACAGTTCCCCAGGTTATTCTTTTTCCCACCTTTCCAACATACCTGGAGTGGGATCAAGTGCAAAAGCAGTAAGGAAAGCCTTGCTTAACGCAGACTTCTGCAGGTGAGCACAACTCAGGAAGAAACGTGCAACAACTCCCAGCCCTAGAGAAAAGAGGTTGGCATCCCAAAGGGTGTTAGTGCTGCCTCATCTGGCCAGGCAGCCTCATGTTCTGAAATGGGTCCAGACAGCTTCCCAGGAAGGCTCAGCAGCCACTTAGCTCTCCCAGAGAACCCAAGGTAAGAATTGTCAAAGGGCGAGACGGCCCCAGCTTACAAGGTTCCAGCTTACAAGGAAACACACTCCAACTCACTAGCAAACAGGCAAGGGGGAGTCCTCTGGACCACAGTAATGCTTGGGACACAAGAAGATACCCAGGAATGGCCTCATACCCAACATACAAAAAACTGGAGCTATGCTCCAAACCTctcagagctgagcagcacaAGCCCCTGTGGGTACCGGGCCAATTGTGACATGCTCACAGTTTTCATAGCAGCATCATTTATGTCCATACAGAGATCGTGCTGCCACCTTTAACAAGTACAATACAAACACACTGAGAAGAGGAACATGTTACAGGATAAAAAGCCACCAGACCTCACACCTTGCTAGGTAACAGAGTCAGGCAGGCAAGACCCAGATCCATAGAAAATCAGCCTCATTAATTCCACTGTACACAGAACTACTCCTCAACTGTGAAACTGCTATGTGTTAAACCATCAGCACCTCTACTACACCAACACTTCTTCTTCAGCCCTTCCAGCAGAAAATGTTCACATGTTTCACAGTTCTCACAATCAACTTGTTTTTTGAAACTGCAAAGATTTcagacagagaaggaaaaataaatgaaaacatccCGAACCACAGCATGTAAGACTCATCCTACCCTATCCTCAGATCCTTCAAGGCATCCCAACAgaggattttcttctttcaatgGCTGTGCAAACATCTGTAACAACCTTGGCCTTTCTCCCACAGGGTGACACCCTGGAAGCACAGCTCTGCTAGGTACCAACACATCTCCATGTTCAATAGTGGACAGAGGATTGTCCAAGCTGGACAGAGGGTGCAAAACCCAAGAACAACACACAGCTGCTCAACAAGAAAACAGAGGAGACTGCTGAGAAGCCATTTGAATGCTGTTACCTCTTGtacagcaaagaaaagcaacaaacacCAGTGAGAGCTGACTTAACCTTCCAAAGCAGGAATTTCTCCCCAAAGCACTTATTTCTAGTtctccccagtgctggcaggtCTATGCTCAGCGCTCAGCCCTCCAAAGAGGAAACACTCGCTATGGCAGCCAGCACCAAGGTCAGgcaggctgaggctgctgtACATGCACTCTCCCTACTCCTTTACATTCAGTAAGGGGCACTGAAGCCTTTATCCCAGCAGAAAACACTCGGAGGTTTTCTGCAGAGAGGAGGGGACGCATCATGGTTTGCCTTTTGCAGggtggggctcagcctgggatAGAAGAATGCTTTTCCACCAAGCTcctggagagctggagagccctgctgccagcgTGTCCTGCTGCAGTCCTCACGGACCTGCAGGTGTCCCAGCGCAGGTCTCCAGCCGCGCGTTTCCGCCCCAGTTGGCACGTCTCCTCCATTTACAGCGAGCTGCTGGAACAGCCTGCCTCTCCCACTACACCCAGCTCatctccctcctctgctcccgCTCGGAGCACAGGGAGGGAACACGCAGGCACTGGGCTTGGTGGCAGCTGTGGCAATCAGCCGGGAATCCGGCAGCAAGCACATCCTGCCAGGCAAAACCCTTCCTCCTGTGTTCAAGTGCACTGCCGCGAAATCGCCGAGCATCAGCAATTCCAGCAGCTCACCCTCCTGCCTCTCAAAACTGTTCCCACACGCGAGACCCTTAAGAGGAAAGAGCTGGAAGCTTCGCTGCTTCTGTCTTCAACCCACAGCGTCTACAAGGATGCCGGATTAAATGGGTCCAGGTGAATCTTAAAGCTCAGGTTAGGATGCCTAATGCTAGAAGACtgtgggggaggagaagcactGGGGAAATCAGGAGTTCACTACAACAGGACAGAGAACTGAGGTCTACACACAACTGAAATAATGCAGTTCATTGCCTCTCTGTATGAGCAAGACAATAACTGCAGCATCCATCAAACTGCAGATGGTCTGCCAGCACTCTGTGTCAAGGAGTGAAACAGATTTTCAGCAGCAATTCTTCAGTAAGAGGAGGTGATTCCAGCATATAAGGGATGTAAGGTAGTTGCAGAAAGACAGCTGGGTTCCGGAAAAAGCTTCCTGTGGAAAAGAGTAAGTCTGACCCACAGCAAGAGCAAGTGAGCACATTTGGGAGATAGGTAGCAATTGTTTCCATTTAGAAATGGAAACACAGGGCTTTGTCTCGCCTCATCACAATTATCCCAGTCTCCTCCTGTGAGACATGCTTTTGCTACCTGGAGAAACAGCCAAGTTATACATTtgggaagcaaaagaaaagcagtgagggctttttggtttgtttttccttggaCCTCTTCCAGCTCATTATTGTGGAGCAACAAAGGGTCTCTGGAATGACTGGTTGACCTCCAGTGAAGCTAGAAGGGAGACTGCAAATAAGACAGCGAGTCTTCTCTGCTAAGGGACACTGCAGCAAAACCCAGACCTAGACCAACCTATACTTCAGATggtgaaaaataaagtaaaagcgataaaaagcaaacagagtGACAAAGTCACAGTCATCACAGAGGCTGTGTCACGAGCACAGATTTTCTTATTTTGATCCCACAGGGTCAGAAAGCAAGCAGATTGCAGGAGATTGCAGtgtgctgtgcagagcctcCAAGGCTCCCActgcacagccaggacacaCTGACAGTGCCAGGAACACCTGCACACTGACACACCCCTGCTGTAAGAGCCACTGTGCTCTGGGTCACCACCCCGGGCACCTGGAGCACAACCTCAGAGAAGGGACAAACCCGTGTGCTGAGCTCCACACCCGGGCTGgtgtctccagagctgctctaaCACGGGCAAAACAAGGAATGCTGAGGTtcagctgaggcacagagcagcaatgGTGCTCTGTGATGCTTGCCACTGTTGCCAGAAACGCCTGGATGCTCCCTTGGAGCCACTAAGAACACACAAAGAGGACATCAAGAAGGAGACAACATCCTGAGAAGTCATACCCAACATATCTCTGAGCTGATGTCAAGTCAAAAGATGACACTCAGACTCTACTGACCATAACCTTTTCTGCCATCAGCTGTCTCCTAGGTTTCTACACTCTATTGCCAAAAAAGAGGACACCTGGAGTCCCATCTTCTGCCCAAAGTTCTTTCCCAATGCCAGCCTCCAGCCCGGACCTGTCTTGCACTGCAGACAGTCTAGAGAGTTAAACTTCAAGTACTATAGAGGGACTGTTGTGTTGTAACTTCTCCCTCAGCAAGAGTCTGGCTTGAGTATTATTTGAAGAGGATTACTTGGAATGAATGCTTGGAGGTCTTTGGTCCATTCCCTCACTCAAAGCAGGTATCTGTGTCTAGCTAAAGGACCACCTCCCGAAACAGAGATCCCACAAACTCCTCAGACCCCTGTACCACAACTCAACTATCCTcttgtgggagaaaaaaaacagggaagaaaaatatttcttcatctgAATTCCTGAGATAAACTCAATGCGTTTGCCTTTAGTGAACACCTCTTCAGGACAAAGGAGCAAGGCACCACAGCACTAGAAACTGGTCCAAGGCCAGAGAAAGGGAATGCAGGGCCTGCCTCCTTCCAGCAAGGTCCCAAAGGGATTCCTGGATTCCCAAAGCACTCCACCTGCAACAACACTGCATGCAGGGAAGGCAAGAAGCTGTCTCATTCACATTCTCCTGTGCCCCAAACCCAGGACTCTCCCTGGCATCCAGCCACCTCCTCACAGGCTTTGAAGCCAGTCTGCCAGCCCAGAAAGACTGCACCCAACCAGTCAGTCTCCCCAGTCCTCAGAGTCCTGAATAACACAGTATCAGTTGCCTGCGCTGTGGATGTGCCTTGATCCTGTCCGGGGGATaggcagggctgcccagggatcaGGGCCAGGAGTGCTTcttgcagcagctgacacaTGCCAGCTCTAGCTGACCATGAAGCTCTGGGGTTTTTCCTAGGTACTGGAAATGTCTGTGCTAaccagcaggctgcaggaggccCAGGGGACGAGGACTGAGGAACCACATTTGCAGCTCAAGCAGAAGAGCTCTCCCGCAAGGAGACTGGAGCTGAAGGGAAAGAGCACAAAAGGAGCCTCCTAACACTCTTCCCTGCCCAGAAGCTTCAGCTCCCTACCACCCACAATCTCTAATAAAACACACAACGTCATATAACCTTCCTGAAACCCAGGTGGTGATAAGGTGGCTTCACAAGGACTTGGCCACAGTGACTCATGTTCACACCACTACAGAAAAAACTCGGGAGCTTCCCATGCCCCTCCCACCTTCCAGCCCACAGCTGGAAACAAGACAAAAGGTACTGCTGTTTGTTCTGATTGACCAGAGCAAGCAATTCCCGTATTATCAAAGCATCATCCAATTCCAGCATGGGTATGAGCTCTGAGGAAGACAGAGCAGGTAGTCTGGTTGGCTTTGTATCAGATCACTCATTCCTTTCAAGACCAGAAAGGTCTCACTGTATTTGTTACTACCAAAGAATACAGATATTAGAATCGACAtgggttaaaaaaacccaaaacaataaaacaaacaacagcaaaagcacccaaacaaaaaaaaaacagcacCAATTTTTGCCATTAGCAGAAAACCATTTCACTCTGGTTGTACATCATGTTGTTCACAAGCCCAGCTGGCTGGGAAAATCTGCCCCTTCCAGCAGGCCATCGGAATGAGAACAGCAGTCATCACCACTCCCACCAGCAAGCTTATGCTGGCACCTCCAGATCAGCTGATAAGACCTTGTTTTTAAACTTATtcatgtctgcagcagctctcaaaATCCATTCCGCATCTGCTGCGCCTGGGACTACAGCGAAACACCATTAAAACCTGTTTCCAGGCTAGTGGAGACAAGAGCTAAGCAGCTGGAACGGAGCCAGGGCAAGCATCTCTTCCCAGCTTCAGAATCTGATTGGGAGCCTCGCACTATAAAAAACAGAGCCAGAGCCATTACCTTGCCCTGACAGCATGAAGCAGTATTAAAGCAGGCAGAGTAATTCCCAGGAGCCAGTGCCTTTGCAGGCATCTGTCTAATGTGAGGGCTGTGCCCTGGATGTGCTTGAGCAGCACGGGAGATAACCGGGATGCagatgggagcagcagcagctctggggccctctgtgtgccctgcagggctcgGGTGTGCCCACGCTCCCTCCGTGGGTACCCTCTGGGGCACCCGCAAACAccggctggctgcaggctgcaaGACTGCCCTGCTATTTCCAGGAGCAAACAGGTTTTGTAAACCACAGCACGGCAGGCAAAGTCACAGGGACAAACCTCTACCTGCTGAACAAGCAGAGGATCTGTTCTGTCTCTGGCTAGAGCTCTTTGAGGAGCTACGTGGCTCTTTCCCAGCAAATTAAGCATTTATCCAGCAACTCTGCCAAGGTCAGAGTCTTGCCACGTGTCCTTTGTGCCCCTAGAGCCATTTTGGTATTGGGGTTAACGCTGTTGTTTCAACCTGGCCATTCCCCCAGAACAGCCGAGGAGGGAACACATgcttcctgctccttctgccaaTTACAGCCGAGCACAGCCATGTTTATTTACCCTGCGCCTGAGCTGGCCACATCTTTGACCTGATGTGTGCTGAACACCACCCTCCTTCCCCACGAGcacaaggcagggctgggagtttTCCACATCTCCAAGGCGGCAGGGCAGAGAGCACACCAAGGGCACTGAGGAGAGCCGAGCATGGACCTGCAGCAGAGCGCCAGATGCCAGCCACGCAAGATGCAGGGAagcctgctgtgtgcagtgctgtgctgctgcctcccaccaTTGTGCAGATTTCTCCCGGCTGCCTGGCCACAGCATTCTACCGCAGCACcatcccccagcccttcctcagaCACCTCCTCCCAGGCGCATCCTCTCCTCCACAGAGGCTCGGCAGCGATTCCCCCAGCCCACCACCCTCGGGAGGGTGCACCTCCACTTCGGAAAAGCTTAGGAAGCAGTTAATTAATGAAAAGGCGGTCTGGGGCGAAAGGAGGCTCTTTGAGATCTGCTGCTGTATGACCTGCCTCCGTCATCGTTTCTCCGGCTTTGtctggcagcaggaggcacGCCCGCTGCGTATCCTTGAAACAAACACGCCAGAGAAACCCCTTCACCCCTCAGAACCACCACAGAGAAATTCTGCGCCCACCTGGCTAAGCCAAAGCttcacaagaggaaaaaagttttcCTCGGCTCTGCCCGAAACTGCGCATCAAAGCGGTCCTTTGTTCCAGGCCGGCCGGGCACCCTGCCCGTCCCAGTCACCGCACGGGAATGtcccccgccccgcggcgcgGAGGAGCGGTCGGTACCTGGCTGCCTGCAGCGGCTTGTCCGGTGCCCTGGGAGGCGGCGGGGGCTCCGTGTGCCGCGCTGCCCGCGAGGGAAGGAGCGAGCGAGGCGCAGGCACGGCGCTCGCAGCCAACCACACTGcggcagggggaggggagcgcTGCGGACACGCTCCGGCGGCaggacggacggacggacgcTCTCCGGGGAGCGCTGGCAGCGCCGCGCACGGCAGGCTCACGGCTCCCTCCGCAGGGAGCCGCGGGAGCCGCCACACGCTGCCCGAGGAGCACCGGACACCCTCGGGCTCCTGTTCAGgagccctgctccatcccaccGCCCACGCTGTGGCGGGAGGTTTTACCTCCTCCTTGGTACCACCACTGCTGACCCCATGCCAGCCCAAGGCCGAGCCGGGatggctgcagagccctccagCCGCGGTTGCTATCGCTGTGCCCACAGCAATGGCCAAATACAGGAGGTCTGGgaaggctgcagccctgctgtgcccacactGCGCAGTGAGGGGCCGGGCACTGCTGGGAAGCCCTTGTTCAGTCTCTGTTTGCTCTTCTCCGAGAGAAGACAACGACCCAGGATGCAGGCTGGATGGTTGCTACAGCTATCGCACCCACGGCAACACACGGCTGTCATGGTGCTCCCTAGGATGCCTCCAGCTGCCCCCGTCTGCCTGAACCGCACTGCACTGAttcctgtccctccccagggaTTCCCCCAGAAGGGGAAGGGATTCGGGTGTCCCAGGAGGAACAGCCCAGCCAGACGAGCAGGTTCTCTCTTGCCTCACCTCACCACAGATATTTCTTTCCTAAAGAACCTTGCTGTTCTCCATTCCCTAGTTCTGGAGGGCGACCCTGGCCGGCTGTGGGGTACATACAGCTATATAAGCTATATAAGGCACGCTTACCTGTCACGTAAGTTACACAGCAGGAGTGCAAACATACGTTATTTGTGTTACAGTGAAAGCCATTCCCGGCAATGAAGACACAGACTAATTATAGAGCAGCGAATCCCGCAGTAGCGCCCACAGCACCCTGGAAACAGCCCCGGCCGGGATTTGAGGCTGACCCACACTTGCCACACACACCCTCCGCTGCTCCCTCGGTGCTCCCGGCCCCCCGCCCGTCCCTGCGCGCCACTGGGGGAGCCGAGCGCACCGAGCCCGCGTACCGGGAGCTGCCCGAGCCGAGCGGGCACCGGCAGGGCTCCGAGCCAGCGGCTCCGCGGTGTTGGCGAGGGCTGATCCCGCAGGGCGCGCCTCGCCGGCTCCAAAGTCCGCAGAGCCAGCAGCGCCCtcagcgccggccccgccgagccgcAGCGTTACGGCCCGAACGCCGCCCGCCCCCGCTCGCTCCGCTGCCCCGGCGGCGGGGCAGGCTGCCGCGGGCCCGAGCCAcgccagccccggccccaccaCAAGGACATCTCCGGCTCCCCGCGGCGGCCCCGTCGCCCCCGCGGCCGGCGGCGGAGCGTCGCCCCGGGAAGGCCGCCCCCGCTCCGGCCTGCGCCGCCGGCCTCCGGTGTGTCCTCTCCCCGCCAGGCCCGCCGACGGCACCGACCGAGCCCCCGCGACCCCGCCCGTCCAACCTGCTCGGCGCAAAGCCTCGATGGCGGCGGTCCCGGTGGCTGTCGCTGTCCCGGTcccggcgggggcggggcgaGACCCGCGGCCGGCACCACCCGCCCTCTCCGCGGCGCAGCCCCTTTAAATCCAAGAtggccgccgccccgcccctccGCGCGGGCTGCAgcgcgccccctgccggccgccccgcccccggcACCTCCCCGCGGCCATGGCGGCGCTGGGCCTGTGCCGCGCCTTCGGGGCGCTCCTGCTGTCCGCGggcccccgccgcgcccggcccccgccgctgccgcccggcccgcagccctgcctgcccgcGCCGCTGCAGGCGCCTCCCGCCTGCCGCGGGCTGGGCGGCTCGGCGCCGCGCTGCACCACCGACCCGCTGTGGAAGTGCCGGACCAAGTACACCGTGCGGCCCGTGGGCATGAAGAAGACGGGCGGCCGCGATCACACAGGtgcgcgggcgggcgggcgggctgCCGGGGCCGGCCGGGCGCGGGGGCTCCCGCCTGCAGCCGCTCCCGTGTCCCGCAGGCCGCATCCGCGTGCGGGGGATCGGCGGGGGACACAAGCGGCGCTACCGCATGATCGACTTCCAGCGCCTGCGCTACGAGGAGGGGGCCCCGGCCGAGCCCTTCACAGAGAAGGTCATCAGCGTCCGATACGACCCGTGCAGGCGAGTGCGGGCTGCGGGCTCGGCCGGCCCGGGCGGTCCCCAGGCGTGCCCCCGCTCACCCACCGCGGGCTCTCCGTGCAGGTCGGCTGACATCGCCCTGGTGGCCGGCGGCAACCGCAAGCGCTGGATCATAGCCACGGAGAACATGCAGCCGGGGGACAGCATCACCAACTCGCCGCACATTGGCAGGATCGCAGGTGCACGCCAGGGCCGGGGGCAGCTGTGCCCGTCTCACCGAGGGCTCGCCGGCTGCTCCGTGCCCAACTTGCCGGCTTCTGTCTTGCAGTGTCAGCCAGAGAAGGGGACGCGTACCCGCTGGGGGCTCTGCCTGTCGGCACGCTGATCTGCAACCTGGAGAGCCACCCTGGGAAGGGAGCGCAGTACATCCGGGCAGCTGGTGTGTCCCCATGCAGGGAGCCCTGTTCGTGGGGGTTTggctgagcacagggggacaggagggcagGGGGCACTGCTCTGAGTGACTAATGACACGGAGCTGCCATCTTCTCCTCGTGTTAGAGTGCAACACATCCCTCCAGAAAAgctgggccagctctgccctgttgATTCCTCAAGGCCCTGTCGTCAGCAAGAAGTGCTGCGTTTAGTACAACAGGCTTTGGGGTGTTATCATCACGGGGATGTGCCTGCCACAGGGTTGGACAGTTTGTCCTGCTGCTCGAGGCAGCTGCCTCCCCTCTTTCCTGCTGCAGGTACTTGTGGGGTGCTGCTGAGGAAAGTGAACGGGACAGCCATCGTGCAGCTGCCCTCCAAAAGGCATATGCAGGTAAAGGAGCTGTGCCGTCCCCTGGCTCgactgcctgggcacacagctgTGTGTCCCCGGGGAGGGCTGCAGTTCTCCTCTGTCCCCCAGGTGCTGGAGACCTGCGTGGCCACGGTGGGCCGCGTGTCCAGCGTGGACCACAACAAGCGGGTGATCGGGAAGGCGGGCCGGAACCGCTGGCTGGGCAAGCGCCCGCACACGGGCCTGTGGCACCGCAAGGGCGGCTGGGCCGGCCGCAAGATCAAGCCCCTGCCACCCATGAAGAGCTACGTCAACCTGCCACGGGTCAAAGCAGCGGAGTGATGCCGCGGCCAATAAAGCGTTTTTCATGCCACTGCTGTCGCGTTACTGATGCCTTCTACACGCAGGgcctcttctccctttcttgCGGGCTGAGTTCTGGTGTGGTGGTGTTCCGTCCCTGGAGGAGTGGGATTGGTGGAGGGATGAGTGGGGCTGTGGACTGCCTCGGCGGCAGTTTGAGGTTGGTGGGTGACTCGGTGAGGCCAGCTGGCACAGTCGTGTCAAACCTAGCTGCAGGACACCCGAGCTCCTCTCTCACCCTCAGCTTGTGGAGCAGTGAAGGCAAGCGGACGGGAAGGTGGCTTCCAGAAGGGGAAGCTCGGAATGATGGGCCTCAGCGCCTCACCGCCCCCTGGCCCCACTTCTGCCGCCGGCCGCTGCCGCGTCCTTCCCTCGCCCCTTCCCTGTCCCGCTCTGCCCGTCCCTGTGCGCTCCCCGTGCCGCGCTCGTTCCCCAGCGCGGCTCCCGGTCCCGCGGTGCCCGTCCCCGCCGCCCgcccaggcccggccctcacgGCCGCCGTCGGGCGGGGCCGCGCAGGCGCCCGCGGCCGGAGCGGCGCGGGAGCGGTGCCGGAGGTAAcgcggcggcgccggcggccccgcggcggaGGGCGGGCGGCGGGCTGGGCCCAAGGGGTACGGCCGAACCGGGCCGGGTCGGGGCTCGGTGCCCGGCGAGCTCTCGCTTGGCCCGCgcctggaaggagctgtgctgctgccgcGGGCGCGGCCGGCCCGCACCAGCGCTCTTTGGCACGCGTGCCCCgggccaggcccggccctcacccGGCCCGGTCCCGCCTGGCTGAGGTGTGCGCTGACCCAGCGTGTGGGCTCCGCCTGGCTCGCCCCATCAGCACGCAGCCAGGTGTTactgctgagctgcctggggaAAGCTGCCCTTCCTGGGCGCTGCTGTCCTTATTCCTGCCGTGCCCACAGTCCGTTTGACGGTCCAGACATCACTGTGTTGTGCCCTGTTATCTTCTAACTACATATATGCGGCTTTCCAAGGAGAACGTGAGCCATATCTGGTACTTACTGTGTTAAGGGCTTACAGCACTGTCCTCGAGTACAGCCAGTACAACAGCACGTTTTAATGGTTGCGTTGCCGTATCACCAGCACCGTGCCACTCAGGAACACGGATCTCTATCCATAGCGTGCCTCAGCCAGCTCTCCGCAGCTCCTGCTTCCCGCGTGTGTCCGCAGCCGGCGCCGCTGCCATGGTGAACGAGGAGCACAGCGGcgccctgctgctgcagctggggcccGGCCTGCGGGCCCGCCCCGAGGAGCTGCtccggcagcggcggggccccGGCGGCCGCCCGGAGTTCCTGGT encodes the following:
- the MRPL2 gene encoding large ribosomal subunit protein uL2m translates to MAALGLCRAFGALLLSAGPRRARPPPLPPGPQPCLPAPLQAPPACRGLGGSAPRCTTDPLWKCRTKYTVRPVGMKKTGGRDHTGRIRVRGIGGGHKRRYRMIDFQRLRYEEGAPAEPFTEKVISVRYDPCRSADIALVAGGNRKRWIIATENMQPGDSITNSPHIGRIAVSAREGDAYPLGALPVGTLICNLESHPGKGAQYIRAAGTCGVLLRKVNGTAIVQLPSKRHMQVLETCVATVGRVSSVDHNKRVIGKAGRNRWLGKRPHTGLWHRKGGWAGRKIKPLPPMKSYVNLPRVKAAE